A window of Drosophila subobscura isolate 14011-0131.10 chromosome E, UCBerk_Dsub_1.0, whole genome shotgun sequence contains these coding sequences:
- the LOC117890467 gene encoding peroxisomal membrane protein 11B yields the protein MNMDKWVQLNNQVAGRDKLARLIQYASRALWDSLEAANSSPALVDNFKTVEYILSTFRKLLRFGKCLDVFYGTLRTIHYPDLTIRVTLTLGKLSQSLFLVADHFLWLARTGLTTVDAKRWSSLANKYWLFSIIMNLCRDFYEIVRVLDLHKSGCRSGITRCRLPTSIKSPQDFKDLALQSYVMMQGHKDIVVDTVKNMCDFFIPLTALGYTSMTPRTIGLLGAISSLAGLWALLEPKAKLTPA from the exons ATGAATATGGACAAGTGGGTGCAGTTGAATAACCAGGTTGCTGGCCGGGACAAACTAGCGAG ACTAATCCAATATGCGTCGCGAGCATTGTGGGACTCCCTGGAGGCGGCCAACTCCAGTCCGGCGTTGGTGGACAACTTCAAGACAGTGGAGTACATCCTGAGCACATTCCGAAAGC TGCTTCgttttggaaaatgtttggatGTTTTCTATGGAACTCTGCGCACAATACACTATCCGGACCTCACCATTCGGGTTACTCTGACCCTGGGAAAgctgtcgcagtcgctgttCCTGGTCGCTGACCATTTCCTGTGGCTGGCGAGGACGGGCCTGACGACAGTGGATGCAAAGCGTTGGTCCAGTCTTGCCAACAAGTATTGGCTCTTCTCGATCATCATGAACCTGTGCCGGGACTTTTATGAGATAGTGCGAGTCCTGGACCTTCACAAGTCCGGCTGCAGGAGCGGCATAACACGCTGCAGATTGCCAACAAGCATTAAGAGCCCGCAGGACTTCAAAGACCTGGCTCTGCAGTCGTATGTCATGATGCAGGGACACAAGGACATTGTGGTGGACACTGTGAAGAATATGTGTGACTTCTTCATCCCCCTGACGGCCTTGGGCTACACCAGTATGACCCCACGGACGATCGGCCTGCTTGGAGCAATTTCATCGCTGGCCGGCCTCTGGGCACTGCTTGAACCGAAGGCCAAGCTGACGCCAGCCTAA
- the LOC117890465 gene encoding palmitoyltransferase ZDHHC3 — protein sequence MNNYSYSALASVDHHNRCCGNRAWCVKDICGIVCVIMTWLLILFAEFVVMRLILMPSDYTVFSTINMIIFQALAFLAFASHIRTMLSDPGAVPRGNATKEMIEQMGYREGQMFYKCPKCCSIKPERAHHCSVCQRCIRKMDHHCPWVNNCVGENNQKYFVLFTFYIASISLHTLFLVLTQFAECVKNDWHTCSPYSPPATIFLLLFLTFEGLMFGIFTIIMLATQLTAIFNDQTGIEQLKKEEARWAKKSRLKSIQSVFGRFSLAWFSPFTEPSCRTKFHTHFYSV from the exons ATGAACAACTATTCATATTCCGCCCTGGCCAGTGTGGACCACCACAATCGGTGCTGCGGTAATCGCGCCTGGTGCGTGAAGGACATCTGCGGCATTGTCTGTGTCATCATGACTTGGCTGCTCATCCTCTTTGCCGAATTTGTGGTCATGCGCCTCATTCTCATGCCCAGCGACTACACAGTGTTCAGCACCATTAATATGATAATATTCCAAGCGCTGGCGTTCCTCGCATTCGCCTCTCACATACGCACCATGCTCTCGGATCCG GGCGCTGTGCCGAGAGGCAATGCCACCAAGGAAATGATTGAGCAGATGGGCTACCGGGAGGGTCAAATGTTCTACAAGTGCCCCAAGTGCTGTAGCATTAAGCCCGAGCGTGCCCATCATTGCTCCGTCTGCCAGCGATGTATTCGCAAAATGGATCACCATTGTCCTTGGGTCAACAACTGCGTGGGCGAAAACAATCAAAAGTACTTTGTACTCTTCACC TTCTACATTGCCTCGATATCGTTGCACACGCTCTTTCTGGTGCTCACGCAGTTTGCAGAGTGCGTGAAAAACGATTGGCACACATGCTCACCGTACTCACCGCCGGCCACAATattcctgctgctctttctcACGTTCGAGGGCCTGATGTTTGGCATATTCACCATCATAATGCTGGCCACTCAGCTGACGGCCATATTCAACGATCAGACG GGCATTGAACAActgaagaaggaggaggctcGCTGGGCGAAGAAGTCGCGCCTCAAGAGCATTCAGTCGGTTTTTGGGCGGTTTTCGCTTGCGTGGTTTTCGCCATTTACGGAGCCCTCGTGTCGTACCAAATTCCATACCCATTTCTATTCGGTCTGA
- the LOC117890453 gene encoding titin-like, producing the protein MGNGCSKCCTCQCNEHKQLNGTLSSASSVYRKRSRGEIPIENSDRFRITQTSNAVQLAVEHVQREDAGHYTLFARTKSNDVVRRHVELIVEDRSTGDDPPVFLRRLVDLSVKVGTRTRLLTEIRSSTDLKLTWYRNDRRVCENDRITEINEGTFHYLEVSPVTLDDGGQWMLMAENFGGRNSCLGTVNVLVPKAYKTPEFVEELRAVLTEQGTVSLECKVVGVPTPHLRWFKDSKEIKAGDIFALTANADDPTSLGTYTCEARNCMGVNYSSSKVHVVGRGSREGSLKPADNVSSNAPPPIFTNELRDMSIHIGETIILGCQVVVPPWPKSVSWYNTDGRVETAERYKLIEDGLGVYMIEIKPSESCDAGEWKCVVTSFEGCVGISTCSVNMDIPRNYRKPRFMESLRAVLTEEGLVSFECKVVGFPTPVLKWFKDGHELKPGDVYQLTGTNSLGTYCCIARNCMGETSSTAVLTVEDIQNQLTDEERMVFTQQNQAPKFLTGLKSTDAKINEPFQFKVVVKATPDPILSWFRDELPIDPNDRYNHYRGESDDCWLLDIKAVEFVDQAEWKCVAVNDFGTSITSCFLKLQIPRHYKKPRFLECLRAVLTEEGAVNLECKVIGVPQPVLKWYKDGVELKPGDIHRIISGQDGTCCLGTYTCEARNCMGIVASSASLLGFEDAQRGQGKTQSQKSESPLHENELQRNYSLSTIQEERTSQMYETPVGDITIDEKGDVSFSFDGKEVSVSLYETPDLTEEEALKIVEMYADQISEHVTEHNIVELPPLRFVKETSQSGKLLMEAVVIDIAPEYFSHEEDLRTEADMDDISITEITVHGSSGREGKLEKETQQYVQQSFERMEEELSLSAPIRKRKKSRPTETDEFFSLSKASASGSQEGEEETSDLQTFASAQMSTSQKVATTSVSKASPEQDPESLSVPKRKKSKKPSADSDSSKTNEDEARLQDISGAVGDGLLMTPKSHPKAVTDESEINRNLMGLVPLAKLLKVIEKHLTVVENEVVEQSTMMMTAAAADQSIAIIRNIIDPIKQIESKLRVYSGETQIDGLIQSMDEDIRKLHMGLQVIEKCVEIDETGATLIQRTSVCIIDSVADQMKRALEELKIVSRRFESECLRAQIELTADDIQQGLDITQGTIRSQALLQEAQELEAAKHFTEAVEKMQDVPDSVSFATISEANLPSEASALKEICQPVARIQEALERVELELSLEESEEQIYKKVHQKVLESIVEPIKQLQSTLQSIEDKTESLAGTESMEQKINMAILDIVTPPLFELNKGLEVILNEKSDSVEGGMLTVSTVESMVPPLQEIQNGLAQLGQDLESGQTVMADAAEQELRPEPALDVADTQKLLQSFAQAVLHFETNIERISPRLSANVKIRLLNLKDELSALIGTILDREITGHHVELLDRLKRPVDELNYCIRQTEVKTISGSLADLIEPLSMLQDNTQKGHGLLLTAREPDQQALQSLDNIRSIIRNAVIDIEEHEFKILQQEIQLDEQQASQQQQDKSFSALRKVLETKVSLDETIENLETLQVALNKMSESPKATETVKSSANEAQVSLLRILQIAKGLATFSEAETTLDVNEANTSRVLYECGKSFADLARALDNPAAQSEGDFQNALHQFSEIVGQQQQSTEEKLSIAGPLSSLIHVLEKVHPLRASVEDLSETLDDVSVLKSIAESLPTEPEAELISAEKPLTDVGALLADLNHGIASVLSHCEDVDVTSLAGNVGQQVHSAIIKMQELQNSIALVQETNLVEAAYSLSDSSHQGTFAEALCSLERCVLHVEECIAHSGVENISDLELSKLQTLATPLRDVREYCEQLDTHVLEQAMDISTQEDISDLKTSGHKHTVSDNIQEVAVVEAEPTVEVFDIQQGVASGIKQLEACLVVTQTDASEELQQVGEIMEQLKSDLESIQASLVSGTDQQETVLAQAKIARTMFKLKECLVHTYESGLVDSLENVESAFEDILLSLPVLETQLAEEMFGKIEQVFKNFVAHCQSAEAVELISLNAPIGNLLQSIETVAVQPNVDVEKSSAVVVQLQTSLMTAFRSLNEVSEGASNELLGGLLKTQSSLVTVFDFIENSESSIRIIELLQEIDSITGDLKALSLIPFEQTVPIDIGMIIENVSSGKAFLTEIEEGLQANKPQSILLLDENTEDIAQLEATLIQIEKEILSQPQLTQITAQQFTLIETVQLQLNNLKEKLTELNVSLAGLQTESESAQESDLNEEKENLREDTEPEAKKAKVLDQPIQPAEKDVEKDSKKVGISEVTDTIDKVKESVMTEDQQEETKKDAQTEEDADSGPAVKLKEKFLDLTQALALNTNNEALQAIVIESQDIIENLSDVDKVAKSIFKLREHIVHTYDGKKENAENDKQLAEELIEALLEACPDAAEQLIHNYLKEIKTNVILTKASIQLIDESNMFTKPSLLVPKLVNLERISEKIQSTQHLDKSSEKMISLQQNLMDIFIILDDLLDEKTEILKPKIEDIKSILLGEYDYIEKKQGYLHTAIVHGKIHNVTQKLLSICEDLKELIGKQTQQKKVEEISEVEVLTEQISEEKDSQDKAKIATAENNKNLRRKNWMSGNRNELKRMPKRRPRRQRNLQLLLKRYLNKRLKKARRLMSRIPRLKQQKQRLWNNKNFRRNNWRRTNRSKLRRMLKRCPRRPKSLRLLLKRYQKKRLKKARRQMSRTPKLKPRKQELWNNKNSRRNNWRRANRSKLRRMPKRSPRWPKSLRLLLKRYQKKRLKKARRQMSRTPKLKPRKQELWNNKNSRRKNWRRANTCKLRRMPKRSPRRRKSLRLLLKRYPKKRLKKARRLMSRIPKIKPRKQRLWNSKNLWRSNWKRKNRSRLNKMPKRRPRRPRNLRLLLKRAKRRRSRNPRLKPRKQRIWRS; encoded by the exons ATGGGCAACGGATGTTCCAAATGCTGTACGTGTCAGTGCAACGAACATAAACAGCTCAACGGCACGCTGTCCTCGGCCTCGTCCGTCTACAGGAAAAG GAGCCGGGGTGAGATACCCATTGAGAACTCCGATCGCTTTCGGATAACACAAACCAGCAATGCCGTTCAGCTCGCCGTGGAGCATGTGCAGCGGGAGGATGCAGGACATTACACGCTGTTCGCACGAACGAAAAGCAACGATGTGGTGCGCAGGCACGTCGAACTCATTGTCGAGGACAGATCGACCGGAGACGATCCGCCTGTGTTCCTGCGGCGCCTGGTCGATCTCTCCGTCAAAGTGGGCACACGAACTCGCCTCCTCACCGAAATACGCAGCTCAACAGATCTAAAG CTAACATGGTATAGAAACGACAGGAGAGTGTGTGAGAATGATCGCATCACAGAGATCAACGAGGGCACGTTCCACTACCTGGAAGTGAGCCCCGTGACACTGGATGATGGCGGGCAGTGGATGCTGATGGCGGAAAATTTTGGCGGGCGCAACTCGTGTCTGGGCACTGTAAATGTGCTGGTTCCCAAGGCGTACAAGACGCCCGAGTTTGTGGAAGAGCTGCGAGCCGTGCTGACTGAGCAAGGAACTGTTTCGCTGGAGTGCAAGGTGGTGGGGGTGCCCACGCCGCATTTGCGGTGGTTCAAGGACTCTAAGGAGATCAAGGCTGGCGATATCTTTGCACTGACCGCCAATGCGGATGATCCCACATCGCTTGGAACGTACACCTGCGAGGCGAGGAATTGCATGGGCGTCAACTATTCCAGCTCCAAGGTTCATGTGGTGGGACGCGGCAGTCGGGAGGGTTCTCTCAAGCCAGCGGACAA CGTATCGAGCAATGCGCCGCCTCCGATATTCACAAACGAACTGAGGGACATGAGCATCCACATCGGCGAGACAATCATTCTCGGCTGTCAAG tgGTGGTGCCGCCCTGGCCCAAGAGCGTCAGTTGGTACAACACCGATGGACGTGTGGAGACCGCCGAACGATATAAACTGATTGAGGATGGGCTGGGCGTTTACATGATCGAGATAAAGCCATCGGAATCTTGCGATGCCggggaatggaaatgtgtgGTCACCAGCTTTGAAGGCTGTGTTGGCATCTCCACTTGTTCGGTTAACATGGACA ttCCCAGAAATTATCGCAAGCCGCGGTTTATGGAGAGTCTACGCGCCGTTCTTACCGAAGAGGGACTCGTCTCCTTCGAGTGCAAAGTGGTGGGTTTCCCAACGCCAGTGCTCAAATGGTTCAAGGATGGCCACGAACTGAAGCCCGGCGATGTGTACCAGCTGACGGGAACCAATTCATTGGGCACCTATTGCTGCATTGCCCGCAACTGCATGGGAGAGACAAGCAGTACGGCTGTACTCACCGTAGAGGACATACAGAATCAGCTTACCGACGAGGAGCGCATGGTGTTCACGCAACAGAACCAGGCACCCAAGTTTCTCACGGGCCTGAAGAGCACCGATGCCAAAATCAACGAACCCTTCCAGTTCAAGGTGGTGGTGAAGGCGACACCGGATCCCATACTGTCCTGGTTCCGGGATGAGCTGCCCATCGATCCGAACGACAGATACAATCACTATCGCGGGGAGAGCgacgactgctggctgctggacaTCAAGGCAGTCGAGTTTGTGGACCAGGCCGAATGGAAATGTGTTGCCGTCAATGATTTTGGCACCAGCATCACCTCGTGCTTCCTGAAACTGCAGATACCGCGGCACTACAAGAAGCCGCGCTTCCTCGAGTGTCTGAGAGCGGTGCTCACCGAGGAGGGAGCCGTGAATCTCGAGTGCAAGGTCATTGGCGTGCCCCAACCCGTGCTCAAGTGGTACAAGGATGGGGTGGAACTGAAACCAGGCGATATACATCGAATCATCTCTGGCCAGGATGGCACTTGCTGCCTGGGGACGTACACATGCGAGGCCAGGAACTGCATGGGTATCGTCGCCAGCTCTGCTTCACTGCTGGGCTTTGAGGATGCCCAAAGGGGTCAGGGcaagacccagagccagaagaGTGAATCGCCGCTGCACGAAAACGAATTGCAGCGAAACTACTCGCTCTCCACAATTCAAGAGGAGCGCACATCCCAGATGTATGAGACGCCCGTTGGCGACATAACCATTGACGAGAAGGGCGATGTTTCATTCTCCTTCGATGGCAAAGAGGTATCCGTTTCGCTCTACGAAACGCCCGACCTTACCGAGGAGGAGGCCCTCAAGATTGTGGAAATGTATGCAGATCAAATATCCGAGCATGTGACGGAGCACAATATCGTTGAGCTGCCACCGTTGCGCTTTGTCAAAGAGACTTCACAGTCGGGCAAGCTGCTAATGGAAGCTGTTGTCATTGACATAGCGCCCGAGTACTTTAGCCACGAGGAGGATCTACGCACCGAGGCGGATATGGATGACATATCGATAACAGAGATTACAGTGCACGGCTCGTCCGGAAGGGAGGgcaagctggagaaggagacgCAGCAATATGTGCAGCAGTCCTTTGAGAGAATGGAGGAGGAACTATCGCTATCGGCGCCCATTAGGAAGCGGAAAAAGTCACGACCCACGGAGACAGACGAGTTCTTCAGCCTGTCGAAGGCCTCGGCTTCGGGCAGCCAGGAAGGAGAGGAGGAGACATCGGATCTGCAGACCTTTGCCAGTGCGCAAATGTCCACATCGCAGAAGGTGGCCACCACCTCAGTCTCTAAGGCCAGTCCGGAGCAGGATCCAGAGTCATTGTCGGTGCCAAAGAGGAAAAAGTCCAAGAAGCCATCAGCCGACAGTGATTCTTCCAAGACCAACGAGGATGAGGCCCGCCTGCAGGACATCTCCGGTGCAGTGGGTGATGGTCTTTTGATGACTCCAAAATCGCACCCAAAAGCAGTCACCGACGAGAGTGAAATCAATCGAAATCTTATGGGCCTCGTGCCACTGGCCAAGCTGCTCAAGGTAATCGAGAAGCATCTGACGGTAGTGGAGAACGAGGTGGTTGAGCAGTCCACCATGATGATgacagcggctgcagcagatcAGAGCATTGCCATTATCCGCAACATTATTGATCCgatcaaacaaattgaatcGAAGCTACGCGTATACTCTGGCGAGACGCAGATCGATGGCCTCATACAGTCCATGGACGAGGACATACGCAAACTCCACATGGGCCTGCAGGTCATTGAGAAGTGTGTGGAGATCGATGAGACTGGGGCAACGCTTATTCAGCGCACCAGTGTCTGCATCATTGACAGTGTGGCCGATCAAATGAAGCGGGCCCTCGAGGAGTTGAAAATCGTCAGCAGGCGGTTCGAGTCAGAGTGCCTGAGGGCACAGATAGAACTCACCGCCGATGACATACAGCAGGGACTGGACATCACACAGGGCACCATCAGATCACAGGCACTGCTGCAGGAGGCACAGGAACTGGAGGCAGCTAAGCATTTCACCGAAGCCGTGGAGAAAATGCAGGATGTGCCCGACTCTGTATCCTTTGCCACCATATCGGAGGCCAATTTGCCCAGCGAAGCGAGCGCCCTAAAGGAGATTTGCCAGCCAGTGGCCAGGATACAGGAGGCACTGGAACgtgtggagctggagctgtcgCTGGAGGAGTCAGAGGAGCAAATCTACAAGAAAGTGCACCAGAAAGTGCTCGAAAGCATTGTGGAGCCCATcaagcagctgcagagcaCCCTGCAGTCCATAGAAGACAAGACCGAATCACTGGCAGGAACCGAATCGATGGAGCAGAAGATCAATATGGCCATCCTTGACATTGTGACGCCGCCACTGTTCGAGCTCAACAAGGGACTCGAGGTGATACTCAACGAGAAATCGGACAGCGTGGAGGGAGGCATGCTGACGGTAAGCACCGTGGAATCGATGGTGCCGCCCCTGCAAGAGATTCAAAATGGCCTGGCACAGCTGGGGCAAGATCTGGAAAGTGGCCAGACCGTGATGGCTGATGCGGCAGAGCAGGAGCTCCGACCCGAGCCCGCACTGGATGTCGCCGATACGCAGAAGCTACTGCAGTCCTTTGCACAGGCAGTCTTGCATTTTGAGACGAACATCGAGAGGATTTCGCCCAGACTCTCGGCAAATGTGAAAATTCGCTTGCTTAATCTGAAGGATGAGCTATCGGCATTGATTGGCACCATTCTGGACAGAGAGATAACCGGACATCACGTGGAGCTGCTCGACAGACTCAAGCGTCCGGTGGATGAACTCAACTACTGCATTCGCCAGACAGAGGTCAAGACTATTTCCGGCTCGCTGGCAGATCTAATTGAACCGCTGAGCATGTTGCAAGATAACACCCAGAAAGGCCATGGCCTGCTTCTTACAGCCCGGGAGCCTGATCAACAGGCCCTGCAGTCGCTCGACAATATCAGAAGCATCATTCGCAACGCAGTCATTGACATTGAAGAGCACGAGTTTAAGATTCTTCAGCAGGAGATTCAGCTGGATGAACAGCAGgcctcgcagcagcagcaggacaaatCGTTTAGCGCGCTACGGAAGGTGCTCGAGACAAAAGTCTCCCTGGATGAGACCATCGAAAATCTTGAAACTCTGCAGGtggcattaaataaaatgagcGAAAGCCCCAAAGCCACGGAAACTGTCAAGTCATCCGCAAACGAAGCTCAAGTGTCACTTTTGCGGATCCTTCAGATTGCCAAGGGGCTGGCCACCTTCAGCGAGGCAGAGACAACGCTCGACGTGAACGAAGCCAACACATCCAGAGTCCTGTACGAGTGTGGCAAAAGCTTTGCCGATTTGGCCAGGGCACTTGATAATCCAGCAGCTCAGTCGGAAGGAGACTTCCAGAATGCCCTTCATCAGTTTAGCGAAATCgttggccaacagcagcagagcacgGAGGAAAAACTCAGCATAGCCGGTCCGCTGTCAAGTCTGATTCACGTGCTCGAAAAGGTACACCCCTTGAGGGCATCTGTGGAAGATTTATCGGAAACATTAGACGATGTCTCAGTGCTAAAATCGATTGCAGAGTCATTGCCCACGGAGCCCGAAGCAGAGCTCATTAGCGCCGAAAAGCCCTTGACAGACGTTGGAGCCTTGCTCGCGGACCTAAACCATGGAATAGCCTCAGTTCTATCCCATTGTGAAGACGTTGATGTGACTTCTCTAGCCGGCAATGTTGGCCAACAGGTCCATTCAGCCATAATTAAGATGCAGGAACTGCAGAACAGCATCGCTCTGGTGCAGGAGACAAACCTCGTGGAGGCTGCTTATTCTTTGTCAGATTCCAGTCATCAAGGCACTTTTGCCGAGGCCCTTTGCAGCCTGGAGCGCTGTGTCCTGCATGTGGAGGAGTGTATTGCCCACAGTGGGGTCGAGAATATCAGTGATCTGGAACTATCGAAGCTTCAGACATTGGCCACACCACTGCGTGATGTAAGGGAATACTGTGAACAGCTCGATACCCACGTGCTGGAGCAGGCCATGGATATATCCACGCAGGAAGATATTTCGGACCTTAAGACCAGTGGACACAAGCACACCGTTTCGGATAACATCCAAGAGGTAGCTGTAGTAGAAGCAGAGCCAACGGTAGAGGTGTTCGATATACAGCAAGGTGTGGCGAGTGGCATCAAGCAGCTCGAAGCCTGCCTGGTGGTCACGCAGACCGATGCCAGCGAAGAACTCCAGCAAGTGGGTGAAATAATGGAGCAGCTAAAGTCCGATCTGGAAAGCATTCAAGCCTCCCTTGTGTCGGGCACCGATCAGCAGGAAACTGTCTTGGCTCAGGCGAAAATTGCACGCACCATGTTCAAATTGAAGGAGTGTCTAGTGCATACCTATGAATCGGGACTGGTTGACTCTTTGGAGAATGTGGAGAGTGCTTTCGAGGACATACTACTCTCCTTGCCAGTATTGGAGACACAATTGGCCGAGGAAATGTTTGGCAAAATTGAGCAAGTCTTCAAGAACTTCGTGGCCCATTGCCAGAGTGCAGAAGCAGTGGAACTCATCTCCCTGAATGCACCTATTGGGAACCTTCTGCAGTCCATAGAAACTGTGGCCGTTCAACCTAACGTTGATGTTGAAAAGTCATCTGCGGTAGTGGTTCAGCTTCAGACTAGTCTGATGACTGCATTTAGAAGTCTCAATGAGGTTAGCGAGGGGGCCAGCAATGAGCTATTGGGTGGCCTGCTCAAAACCCAGAGCAGCCTAGTGACCGTCTTTGATTTCATTGAGAACAGCGAGAGTTCGATTCGCATTATCGAATTGCTTCAGGAAATTGATTCCATTACTGGAGACCTAAAGGCCCTTTCTCTGATTCCATTCGAACAGACTGTGCCCATTGACATTGGCATGATCATCGAAAACGTATCGTCAGGTAAAGCCTTCCTAACAGAAATCGAGGAGGGACTGCAGGCCAACAAACCCCAAAGCATCCTGCTTCTCGACGAAAACACGGAGGATATTGCTCAGTTGGAAGCAACACTCATTCAAATTGAGAAAGAAATCCTTTCTCAGCCTCAACTAACGCAGATAACCGCACAGCAATTCACTCTCATAGAAAcagtgcagctgcaactgaatAATCTGAAGGAGAAGCTAACGGAACTGAATGTTTCTCTTGCTGGACTCCAAACAGAGTCCGAATCGGCCCAGGAATCAGACCTGAacgaagagaaagagaacctTCGAGAAGACACTGAACCCGAAGCTAAGAAAGCAAAGGTTCTCGACCAACCCATTCAGCCAGCTGAGAAGGATGTAGAAAAAGATTCCAAAAAAGTGGGCATATCTGAAGTTACTGACACCATAGACAAGGTCAAAGAAAGCGTGATGACTGAGGACCAACAAGAAGAAACTAAGAAAGATGCTCAGACTGAGGAGGATGCTGACAGCGGTCCGGCAGTCAAATTGAAGGAGAAGTTCTTGGATCTTACCCAGGCCCTTGCTCTCAACACAAATAACGAGGCATTGCAGGCAATTGTGATAGAAAGCCAAGATATTATCGAGAATCTCAGTGATGTGGACAAGGTAGCCAAGTccatatttaaattaagaGAGCACATCGTTCATACCTATGacggaaagaaagaaaatgccGAAAATGATAAGCAACTCGCGGAAGAATTAATCGAAGCCCTTCTAGAGGCCTGCCCCGATGCAGCTGAGCAATTAATTCACAACTATCTTAAGGAAATTAAGACAAATGTGATTTTGACTAAAGCTTCAATTCAGCTCATCGACGAGAGCAACATGTTCACCAAACCATCCCTATTGGTGCCGAAGCTAGTTAATCTTGAACGGATTTCTGAGAAAATTCAGTCTACGCAACATTTAGATAAGTCATCCGAGAAGATGATCAGCTTGCAACAGAATCTAATGGATATTTTCATCATACTTGACGACCTACTAGACGAGAAGACGGAAATCTTGAAGCCAAAGATTGAAGATATTAAGTCGATTTTGCTCGGCGAGTATGACTATATTGAGAAGAAACAAGGATATCTTCATACTGCAATTGTCCATGGAAAAATTCACAATGTTACGCAGAAACTGTTGAGCATTTGTGAAGATCTGAAAGAATTGATCGGCAAacaaactcaacaaaaaaaagtagaggAAATTTCTGAGGTTGAAGTTCTTACTGAACAGATATCCGAAGAAAAGGATAGCCAAGATAAAGCCAAGATAGCAACGGCtgaaaacaacaagaacttAAGGAGAAAAAACTGGATGAGCGGAAACAGAAACGAGCTGAAAAGGATGCCGAAAAGGAGGCCCAGAAGGCAGAGGAatctgcagttgctgctgaaAAGATATCTGAACAAAAGGTTGAAGAAAGCCAGAAGGCTGATGTCAAGGATTCCGAGgctaaagcaacaaaagcaaaggctcTGGAACAACAAGAACTTCAGGAGAAACAACTGGAGGagaacaaacagaagcaagcTGAGAAGGATGCTGAAAAGAT